One Desmodus rotundus isolate HL8 chromosome 4, HLdesRot8A.1, whole genome shotgun sequence DNA segment encodes these proteins:
- the ACBD7 gene encoding acyl-CoA-binding domain-containing protein 7, protein MSLQADFDQAAEDVRKLKARPDDEELKELYGLYKQSVIGDVNIECPGMLDLKGKAKWEAWNLQKGLSKEDAMNAYISKAKELIEKYGI, encoded by the exons GCTGATTTTGATCAGGCAGCCGAAGATGTGAGGAAGCTGAAAGCAAGGCCAGATGACGAAGAACTGAAAGAACTCTACGGGCTCTACAAACAATCTGTAATTGGAGACGTCAATATTG AGTGTCCAGGAATGTTAGATTTGAAAGGCAAGGCTAAGTGGGAAGCATGGAACCTCCAAAAAG GATTATCGAAGGAAGATGCCATGAATGCCTATATTTCTAAAGCAAAAGAGCTGATAGAAAAATATGGAATTTAG
- the OLAH gene encoding S-acyl fatty acid synthase thioesterase, medium chain — translation MLPSRQVATKSCPSFLPLGKNSFLPSYLHQGGGAEFGIGQQVAQTGESAPSPDSMENTGKAGTARNEKVVNCLYPKPDAIFRLICFPWAGSGSFYFAKWGEKMPDSVEVHSIRLAGRENRSAEPFATDIYQIAEETVCALLPVIQDKPFAFFGHSMGSYVAFMTALHLKEKHKLEPMHLFVSSIYAPHATARNQEEKELSDEQIRSFLWQFGGTQMDILSDKDFCEHYTGIMKADAHVFTNYIFSAPSEPVLSCDLTCFLGSEDIVKDVKAWKDVTSGRLDILVRPGNHFYIKETANETFIKNYITKCLELSMFT, via the exons ATGCTACCAAGCAG ACAGGTGGCGACTAAAtcttgcccttcatttctacctcTTGGGAAAAAcagcttccttccttcttacCTCCATCAAGGCGG AGGTGCTGAATTTGGCATTGGCCAACAAGTCGCCCAGACCGGTGAATCTGCACCATCTCCTGACAGCATGGAAAATACAGGCAAAGCTGGGACAGCCAG gaATGAAAAAGTTGTGAACTGCTTATACCCAAAGCCTGATGCAATTTTTAGACTGATTTGCTTTCCCTGGGCAGGAAGTGGCTCCTTTTATTTTGCCAAATGGGGCGAAAAGATGCCTGACTCAGTGGAAG TGCACTCCATACGGCTTGCGGGGAGAGAAAACCGATCTGCGGAACCTTTTGCCACTGACATCTACCAGATCGCTGAAGAGACTGTTTGTGCTCTGCTGCCGGTCATCCAGGATAAACCGTTTGCATTTTTTGGCCACAG TATGGGGTCCTATGTTGCTTTTATGACTGCACTGCacctgaaagaaaaacataagctGGAGCCGATGCATTTATTTGTGTCCAGTATATATGCTCCTCAT GCCACGGCTCGCAatcaagaagagaaagaattatCAGACGAACAAATTCGCTCATTCCTTTGGCAATTCGGAGGCACACAGATGGACATTCTTAGTGACAAGGACTTTTGTGAGCACTATACCGGCATTATGAAGGCAGATGCACACGTTTTCACAAATTACAT ATTCAGTGCACCATCTGAGCCTGTTCTGTCTTGTGACTTAACATGCTTTCTTGGATCTGAAGATATAGTAAAAGATGTGAAAG cctGGAAAGATGTAACCAGCGGAAGGCTTGATATTCTCGTGCGTCCAGGAAATCACTTCTATATCAAGGAGACTGCCAATGAGACCTTCATCAAGAACTACATAACCAAGTGTCTGGAGCTGTCGATGTTCACCTAA